Within the Epinephelus lanceolatus isolate andai-2023 chromosome 22, ASM4190304v1, whole genome shotgun sequence genome, the region GGTCTTTGTGTTGGTGAAACCACAGATGTTGTACTTTGTATTGGTGTTGATGATTCTACTGTGGGTAGAATagattgtgtctgtgttgttgtggaATCAGCATGTGTTGTGAATGATCCACTATGAATTGCTCTTAGTTCATCAGTATGTCTTACAGTTGTGGGTTGTTCTGTCGTTGATGATAAAGTTGGTCTTTGTAATGTGGCTGATTCTGTTGTTACAGATGCTGTACTTTGTGCCGTTTGAGAGGTTACAACTGtaatttgtgtttgtctttgtgttggtGAAACCGCGGACGAGGTGGTTTGTGTTGCCATTGTTGCTGATTCTATTGTGGGTGGAACAGATTGTGTCGGTGCAGCTGTGGACACAGTTTGTGTTGTGAATTCTGTTGCCACTGATGGtgtagtttgtgttgttgttactgATCCACTATGTGTTGATATGTTGTGAATCGCTGTTGGTTCAGCAGTGTGCATTGCAGTTGTGGCTTGTTCTGTAGttaatgatgctgatgtttGTGAAGTCAGTGATTGAGCTGTTACGGATAGTGCAGCTTCTACTGAAGTTGTTGACTGTGTGGTCGCAGTTGTAATCTGGGTTGGTCTGTGTGCTGGTGAAACCGTGGATGCTGTGCTTTGTGTTGGTGTTAATGATCGTATTGTGAGTGGAACAGATTGTGTCGGTGCAGCTGTGGAAACAGTTTGTGTTGTGATCATTGTTGGCCTAGATAGTGGTGTTTGTATTGTTGTAGTTGTTGCTGTgggttgttctgttgttaatgaCAAAGATGCTGTATTTTGTGTAGGTGTTGTTGATGATTCTGTTGTGGATTGAATAGACTGTGTCGTTGTTGACACTGTTCCCACAGATGGTGTAGTTTGTATTGTTGTAGTCATTGCTGTgggttgttctgttgttaatgatgctgatgtttgtgaagccactgatGTAGTTGTTACAGATGGGGTAGATTCTGTTGAAGTTGTTGACTGTGTGGTTACAACTACGCTCTGTGTTGGTCTTTGTGTTGGTGAAACCACAGatgctgtactttgtgttggtGTTGTAGATGATTCCACTGTGGGTAGAATagattgtgtctgtgttgttgtggaATCAGTGTGTGTTGTGAATGTTGTTTCCACAGGTGGTGTAGTTAGTGATGTTGTAGTCACTGATCcactgtgtgttgatgtgttttgGATCGCTGTTGGTTCAGCAGTGTGCAGTGCAGTTGTgggttgttctgttgttaatgatgctgatgttgatgtttgtgatgtgGCTGATTCTGTTGTTACAGATGGTACAGCCTCTGCTGAAGTTGCTGATTGTGTAGTTACAGCTGTAActtgtgttggtgttgttgatGATTCTATTGTGAGTGAAGACGattgtgttggtgttgttgtggaCACTGTTTCCACAGATCCTCTAGTTTGTGTTGTCAATGTTGCTTCCACAGATGGTGTAGTTTGTATTGTTGATGTAATTGCTGTgggttgttctgttgttaatgatgctgatgttgatgtttgtgatgtgtCTGGTTCTGTTGTCACAGGTGTTGTAGTTTGTGCTGATTGTGTGGTTACAGCTATCATTTGCGTAGGTCTTTGTGTCAGTGAAACCACAGATGGTGTAGTTTGTGTTGATGTCACTGCTGAATGTGTTGTGAGTGGAACAGACTGTGTCGATGCAGCTGTGGATAGAGTTTGTGTTGTGAATGTTGTTGGCATAGATGGTGTGGTTTGTATTGTTGTAGTCATTGCTGTgggttgttctgttgttaatgatgctgatgttgtttgTGAAGTCACTGATGTAGTTGTTACAGGTGGCACAGCATTTGTTGAAGTTGCTGATTGTGTGCGTACAACTGTAATTTGCGTTGGCGTTAATGACTCTGTGGTGAGTGGAATAGATTGTGTTGTTGCGGTTGTGGAAACACTTGGTGTTGTAAATGCTGTTGCCACTGATGGCGTAGTTGTTGTCATTGTAGTTATTGATCCACTAGGTGTTGATGTGCTGTGAATTACTGTTGGTTCAGCAGTGTGCATTGCAGTTGTgggttgttctgttgttaatgatgctgatgtttGTGATGTGTCTGGTTCTGTTGTCACAGGTGTTGTAGTTTGTGCTGATTGTGTGGTTACAGCTATCATTTGCGTAGGTCTTTGTGTCAGTGAAACCACAGATGGTGTAGTTTGTGTAAATGTAGTTGCTGATTCAACTGTGGGGGGAACAGACTGTGCCGATGCAGCTGTGGATAGAGTTTGTGTTGTGAATGTTGTTGGCATAGATGGTGTGGTTTGTATTGTTGTAGTCATTGCTGTgggttgttctgttgttaatgatgctgatgttgtttgTGAAGTCACTGATGTAGTTGTTACAGATTGCACAGCATTTGTTGAAGTTGCTGATTGTGTGCGTACAACTGTAATTTGCGTTGGCGTTAATGACTCTGTGGTGAGTGGAACAGATTGTGTTGTTGCGGTTGTGGAAACACTTGGTGTTGTAAATGCTGTTGCCACTGATGGCGTAGTTGTTGTCATTGTAGTTATTGATCCACTAGGTGTTGATGTGCTGTGAATTACTGTTGGTTCAGCAGTGTGCATTGCAGTTGTgggttgttctgttgttaatgatgctgatgttgatgtttgtgatgtgGCTGATTCTGTTGTTACAGATGGTACAGCCTCTGCTGAAGTTGCTGATTGTGTAGTTACAGCTGTAActtgtgttggtgttgttgatGGTTCTATTGTGAGTGAAGACGattgtgttggtgttgttgtggaCACTGTTTCCACAGATCCTCTAGTTTGTGTTGTCAATGTTGCTTCCACAGATGGTGTAGTTTGTATTGTTGATGTAATTGCTGTgggttgttctgttgttaatgatgctgatgttgatGTCTGTGATGTGTCTGGTTCTGTTGTCACAGGTGTTGTAGTTTGTGCTGATTGTGTGGTTACAGCTATCATTTGCGTAGGTCTTTGTGTCAGTGAAACCACAGATGGTGTAGTTTGTGTTGATGTCATTGCTGAATGTGTTGTGAGTGGAACAGACTGTGTCGATGCAGCTGTGGATAGAGTTTGTGTTGTGAATGTTGTTGGCATAGATGGTGTGGTTTGTATTGTTGTAGTCATTGCTGTgggttgttctgttgttaatgatgctgatgttgtttgTGAAGTCACTGATGTAGTTGTTACAGGTGGCACAGCATTTGTTGAAGTTGCTGATTGTGTGCGTACAACTGTAATTTGTGATGGTGTTGTAGACTCTGTGGTGAGTGGAATAGATTGTGATGGAGGAGCTGTGGAAACAGTTTGTGTTGTGAATGCTGTTGGCAAAGGTGGtgtagtttgtgttgttgtagttACTGATCCACTATGCGTTGATGTGTTGTGCATTGCTGTTGGTTCATTAGTATGTCTTTCAGTTGTAGGTTGTTCTGTTGTTGATGATTCTATTGTGGATGGAAtagattgtgttgttgttgtaaatGCTGTTCCCACAGATGGTGTAGTTTGTATTGTTGTAGTCATTGCTGTgggttgttctgttgttaatgaCACTGAcgtttgtgaagccactgatGTAGTTGTTACAGATGGGGTAGATTCTGTTGAAGTTGCTGATTGTGTGGTTACAACTGTGGTCTGTGTTGGTCTTTGTGTTGGTGAAACCACAGATGTTGTACTTTGTGTTGGTGTTAATGATTCTACTGTGGGTAGAATagattgtgtctgtgttgttgtggaATCAGCATGTGTTGTGAATGATCCACTATGAATCGCTCTTGGTTCATCAGTATGTCTTACAGTTGTGGGTTGTTCTGTCGTTGATGATAAAGTTGGTCTTTGTAATGTGGCTGATTCTGTTGTTACAGATGCTGTACTTTGTGCCGTTTGAGAGGTTACAACTGtaatttgtgtttgtctttgtgttggtGAAACCGCGGACGAGGTGGTTTGTGTTGCCATTGTTGCTGATTCTATTGTGAGTGGAACAGATTGTGTCGGTGCAGCTGTGGACACAGTTTGTGTTGTGAATTCTGTTGCCACTGATGGtgtagtttgtgttgttgttactgATCCACTATGTGTTGATATGTTGTGAATCGCTGTTGGTTCAGCAGTGTGCATTGCAGTTGTGGCTTGTTCTGTAGttaatgatgctgatgtttGTGAAGTCAATGATTGAGCTGTTACGGATAGTGCAGCTTCTACTGAAGTTGTTGACTGTGTGGTCGCAGTTGTAATCTGGGTTGGTCTGTGTGCTGGTGAAACCGTGGATGCTGTGCTTTGTGTTGGTGTTAATGATCGTATTGTGAGTGGAACAGATTGTGTCGGTGCAGCTGTGGAAACAGTTTGTGTTGTGATCATTGTTGGCCTAGGTAGTGGTGTTTGTATTGTTGTAGTTGTTGCTGTgggttgttctgttgttaatgaCAAAGATGCTGTATTTTGTGTAGGTGTTGTTGATGATTCTGTTGTGGATTGAATAGACTGTGTCGTTGTTGACACTGTTCCCACAGATGGTGTAGTTTGTATTGTTGTAGTCATTGCTGTgggttgttctgttgttaatgatgctgatgtttgtgaagccactgatGTAGTTGTTACAGATGGGGTAGATTCTGTTGAAGTTGTTGACTGTGTGGTTACAACTACGCTCTGTGTTGGTCTTTGTGTTGGTGAAACCACAGatgctgtactttgtgttggtGTTGTAGATGATTCCACTGTGGGTAGAATagattgtgtctgtgttgttgtggaATCAGTGTGTGTTGTGAATGTTGTTTCCACAGGTGGTGTAGTTAGTGATGTTGTAGTCACTGATCcactgtgtgttgatgtgttttgGATCGCTGTTGGTTCAGCAGTGTGCAGTGCAGTTGTgggttgttctgttgttaatgatgctgatgttgatgtttgtgatgtgGCTGATTCTGTTGTTACAGATGGTACAGCCTCTGCTGAAGTTGCTGATTGTGTAGTTACAGCTGTAActtgtgttggtgttgttgatGATTCTATTGTGAGTGAAGACGattgtgttggtgttgttgtggaCACTGTTTCCACAGATCCTCTAGTTTGTGTTGTCAATGTTGCTTCCACAGATGGTGTAGTTTGTATTGTTGATGTAATTGCTGTgggttgttctgttgttaatgatgctgatgttgatgtttgtgatgtgtCTGGTTCTGTTGTCACAGGTGTTGTAGTTTGTGCTGATTGTGTGGTTACAGCTATCATTTGCGTAGGTCTTTGTGTCAGTGAAACCACAGATGGTGTAGTTTGTGTTGATGTCACTGCTGAATGTGTTGTGAGTGGAACAGACTGTGCCGATGCAGCTGTGGATAGAGTTTGTGTTGTGAATGTTGTTGGCATAGATGGTGTGGTTTGTATTGTTGTAGTCATTGCTGTgggttgttctgttgttaatgatgctgatgttgtttgTGAAGTCACTGATGTAGTTGTTACAGATTGCACAGCATTTGTTGAAGTTGCTGATTGTGTGCGTACAACTGTAATTTGCGTTGGCGTTAATGACTCTGTGGTGAGTGGAATAGATTGTGTTGTTGCGGTTGTGGAAACACTTGGTGTTGTAAATGCTGTTGC harbors:
- the LOC144459680 gene encoding uncharacterized protein LOC144459680, with amino-acid sequence MHTAEPTVIHSTSTPSGSITTMTTTTPSVATAFTTPSVSTTATTQSIPLTTESLTPTQITVVRTQSATSTNAVPPVTTTSVTSQTTSASLTTEQPTAMTTTIQTTPSMPTTFTTQTLSTAASTQSVPLTTHSAVTSTQTTPSVVSLTQRPTQMIAVTTQSAQTTTPVTTEPDTSQTSTSASLTTEQPTAITSTIQTTPSVEATLTTQTRGSVETVSTTTPTQSSSLTIESSTTPTQVTAVTTQSATSAEAVPSVTTESATSQTSTSASLTTEQPTTALHTAEPTAIQNTSTHSGSVTTTSLTTPPVETTFTTHTDSTTTQTQSILPTVESSTTPTQSTASVVSPTQRPTQSVVVTTQSTTSTESTPSVTTTSVASQTSASLTTEQPTAMTTTIQTTPSVGTVSTTTQSIQSTTESSTTPTQNTASLSLTTEQPTATTTTIQTPLSRPTMITTQTVSTAAPTQSVPLTIRSLTPTQSTASTVSPAHRPTQITTATTQSTTSVEAALSVTAQSLTSQTSASLTTEQATTAMHTAEPTAIHNISTHSGSVTTTQTTPSVATEFTTQTVSTAAPTQSVPPTIESATMATQTTSSAVSPTQRQTQITVVTSQTAQSTASVTTESATLQRPTLSSTTEQPTTVRHTDELRAIHSGSFTTHADSTTTQTQSILPTVESSTPIQSTTSVVSPTQRPTQTTVNNPQQ
- the LOC144459681 gene encoding uncharacterized protein LOC144459681 encodes the protein MIAVTTQSAQTTTPVTTEPDTSQTSTSASLTTEQPTAITSTIQTTPSVEATLTTQTRGSVETVSTTTPTQSSSLTIESSTTPTQVTAVTTQSATSAEAVPSVTTESATSQTSTSASLTTEQPTTALHTAEPTAIQNTSTHSGSVTTTSLTTPPVETTFTTHTDSTTTQTQSILPTVESSTTPTQSTASVVSPTQRPTQSVVVTTQSTTSTESTPSVTTTSVASQTSASLTTEQPTAMTTTIQTTPSVGTVSTTTQSIQSTTESSTTPTQNTASLSLTTEQPTATTTTIQTPLPRPTMITTQTVSTAAPTQSVPLTIRSLTPTQSTASTVSPAHRPTQITTATTQSTTSVEAALSVTAQSLTSQTSASLTTEQATTAMHTAEPTAIHNISTHSGSVTTTQTTPSVATEFTTQTVSTAAPTQSVPLTIESATMATQTTSSAVSPTQRQTQITVVTSQTAQSTASVTTESATLQRPTLSSTTEQPTTVRHTDEPRAIHSGSFTTHADSTTTQTQSILPTVESSTPTQSTTSVVSPTQRPTQTTVVTTQSATSTESTPSVTTTSVASQTSVSLTTEQPTAMTTTIQTTPSVGTAFTTTTQSIPSTIESSTTEQPTTERHTNEPTAMHNTSTHSGSVTTTTQTTPPLPTAFTTQTVSTAPPSQSIPLTTESTTPSQITVVRTQSATSTNAVPPVTTTSVTSQTTSASLTTEQPTAMTTTIQTTPSMPTTFTTQTLSTAASTQSVPLTTHSAMTSTQTTPSVVSLTQRPTQMIAVTTQSAQTTTPVTTEPDTSQTSTSASLTTEQPTAITSTIQTTPSVEATLTTQTRGSVETVSTTTPTQSSSLTIEPSTTPTQVTAVTTQSATSAEAVPSVTTESATSQTSTSASLTTEQPTTAMHTAEPTVIHSTSTPSGSITTMTTTTPSVATAFTTPSVSTTATTQSIPLTTESLTPTQITVVRTQSATSTNAVQSVTTTSVTSQTTSASLTTEQPTAMTTTIQTTPSMPTTFTTQTLSTAASAQSVPLTTHSAVTSTQTTPSVVSLTQRPTQMIAVTTQSAQTTTPVTTEPDTSQTSTSASLTTEQPTAITSTIQTTPSVEATLTTQTRGSVETVSTTTPTQSSSLTIESSTTPTQVTAVTTQSATSAEAVPSVTTESATSQTSTSASLTTEQPTTALHTAEPTAIQNTSTHSGSVTTTSLTTPPVETTFTTHTDSTTTQTQSILPTVESSTTPTQSTASVVSPTQRPTQSVVVTTQSTTSTESTPSVTTTSVASQTSASLTTEQPTAMTTTIQTTPSVGTVSTTTQSIQSTTESSTTPTQNTASLSLTTEQPTATTTTIQTPLPRPTMITTQTVSTAAPTQSVPLTIRSLTPTQSTASTVSPAHRPTQITTATTQSTTSVEAALSVTAQSLTSQTSASLTTEQATTAMHTAEPTAIHNISTHSGSVTTTQTTPSVATEFTTQTVSTAAPTQSVPLTIESATMATQTTSSAVSPTQRQTQITVVTSQTAQSTASVTTESATLQRPTLSSTTEQPTTVRHTDEPRAIHSGSFTTHADSTTTQTQSILPTVESLTPTQSTTSVVSPTQRPTQTTVVTTQSATSTESTPSVTTTSVASQTSVSLTTEQPTAMTTTIQTTPSVGTAFTTTTQSIPSTIESSTTEQPTTERHTNEPTAMHNTSTHSGSVTTTTQTTPPLPTAFTTQTVSTAPPSQSIPLTTESTTPSQITVVRTQSATSTNAVPPVTTTSVTSQTTSASLTTEQPTAMTTTIQTTPSMPTTFTTQTLSTAASTQSVPLTTHSAMTSTQTTPSVVSLTQRPTQMIAVTTQSAQTTTPVTTEPDTSQTSTSASLTTEQPTAITSTIQTTPSVEATLTTQTRGSVETVSTTTPTQSSSLTIEPSTTPTQVTAVTTQSATSAEAVPSVTTESATSQTSTSASLTTEQPTTAMHTAEPTVIHSTSTPSGSITTMTTTTPSVATAFTTPSVSTTATTQSVPLTTESLTPTQITVVRTQSATSTNAVQSVTTTSVTSQTTSASLTTEQPTAMTTTIQTTPSMPTTFTTQTLSTAASAQSVPPTVESATTFTQTTPSVVSLTQRPTQMIAVTTQSAQTTTPVTTEPDTSQTSASL